The region TCGAGCGCCGCCTCCTCGTGCAGGGCGACTCCCAGGGCGTCCATCGCGGGGGCCAGTTCCGCGTCCCACATGGCCTCGGTCGGCGTTCCTGTGAGGGCGATCTGCGGTGTGACCTGCGTTCGCGTGCGTATGGCGAGGTACTCGTAGTCGGCCGCTCGCATACGCCAGGGTTCGGCTTCGTACCGCTGCATGATCCGGTTCGCCAGCGCGATGCCGGGCCAGTCGAAGTCACCGTGGTACGCGAAGGTGCAGCCGGTCGCCGCCAGCGCGTCGAGGAGGGTGAGGACGACCGTTGCCGCGCTCCCTGAGGTGCAGATCAAGGGCGCCGTACGGCCGGTGTCGGCCGCGGCCTCCACCACGCGTGGGTTTTCGCAGACGTGGACACGAGTGCGCTGCGGCATCTCCAGGCGCAGAGCGCGGAGTTCACGCAGGGTCACATGCGTTTCCATGTGATGGTCGGCGCGCTCCCGCAGGGCTGCCTCCCGCCAGGTACCGCCGATAGGGCGCAGGCCGTACGCGAGCACGGTGCTGGAGACCTCGTCCGGGGTCACCGAGGCCATGCGCCACAGAGCGCGACGCGCCGGGGCGTCGCCGGGGAACTCGACGTCGCGCGCCAGCGCGATGCCGCGCAGGACCCACCGGGACAGCAGCGTGCCGTCGTCCAGGCCATGGGCCGAGCCGGTGGTGCGGGTGGCCAGTTCGCCGCGACCCCAGGAGGCGGGGGTGGGCCGTGCGTCCGCGCCCGGAAAGAGCGTCGCCAGGGTCTGGACGGCCTGGGTGATGACGGTGGTCGCGGTGTGCGGCTCCTGGCGCGGGAGCGTGCCGCTGCGTCGTATCTCCTCCAGCCACTGTGCCGTCCAGGGCTGGGCCGACAGCGACGTGGCTTCGACCTCGGCCTGAGCCGTCGACCACAGACGGGCCCGTTCGGCCGCCGCGGCGTCGCGGACCGCCCGGCGGTCGGTCAGGGGTGGGCCCAGTTCTTCCAGCGTCGAGGCCAGGCCGCGTCCGACCGCGCTGGCACGCAGGCGGCTGTCCAGGTCCGGCAGGCGGACGGTGGCGGTGCGACCGCTGATCGGTCTGGCCAGGAGGAGGGACAGCGCCTCGCGCTCCTGTGCGTCCAGGTGGTCGAGCTTGAGGGTGCCGGCCGGCTGGAGGCCGTTGCGTTCGAGACGGGTGCGTGCCGCCGTCCAGAGGCGGGTGAGGCCCGGCCTGGTGAGAAATGCCAGGGCTTCGGCGTCAGGGGGATGTTCGACTCGTTCGGGTGCTGTCATACCGACATCAGCCTCCGGTGCCGCCCGTTCCACGTGTAGTGGAGCGTGGCCACGCCCCGCACGTGCGGGTCGCGCAGACACTCGTAGATGTGGAGGGACGGTACGTCGGGCCAGTTGCCGATCAGTCGCTCGCTGGTGAGGACGAAGTCGAGGTCCAGGTCGACCAGAATGCGGCCGAGGCGGGCGTGCGTGGGCTCGTCCACCTTGGCGAACGCGTCGTCGAGGAGGATCAGACGGGGCGCGTGCGGGGCGGCGTCGGCGAGGCCGGTGAAGTGGGCCGCCGCCGCCGCGAAGAGCACGAGGTAGGAGAGGACCCGCTGTTCGCCCTGGCTCATACCCGTGCGGCTGGAGAGTTTACGGCGGCTGCCCGGTGCCGCGTCGTTCACCACCCAGGGGGTGAAGGTGAACCAGTCGCGGTAGTCCAGGGCGGTGCGCAGGTGGGCCGCGTAGCCGGCGGCAGGATCGGCGCGGCGGGCGTCCTCGATACGGCGCTGGAGGACGTCGCGAAGTTGCTCGGACTGCTCACGGGTGCGCAGACCGGAGGGGCTGCGCAGCAGGTCGACGGCCGCCTTGACGTCCGCTTCCACGCCGTCGGCCAGCTTCCAGTCGAGGGTGACGCCCAGACCGTGTGACGTACGGACCGTGGCGAGGGTGGTGTTGAGGGCGGCGACCAGGGCGCCGGCGGTCAGCACCTGCGAGGACAGGTGGTCTCCCAGCTCTCCTGTCAGGAAGCGCTGGAAGACCTCCCGTTCGCGCTCCGTCAGCCGGTCGCGTGCCTCGGCGGCCTCGGCGGCGATGCGCCCGCCGACCGCGGCGATGTCGTGCGGACCGTGGTCGTCCACCAGTCGGCACAGTTTGATGCCGTCATGTTCCTCGATCGTCGCGTCGTAGCCTCCGGAAAGCTGGTCGCGCAGTTCGGTGTGGCGGTTGAGGAGCGTGGTGTCCGAGACATCGCGGCGTTCGGCGTCCAGGCCGCGCCGTACGGCATCGACGAGCAGGCGCAGCGCTGCGATGCGCTCCCTCACCGCGTGGTGGACAGGGTCCGGGGCCTTCAGGGTCCGGTCTTCCGCTTCCGCGTCGGTGTCGAGTCCCGCTCCCCGCATGACACCGGGCAGCGAAAGGGCCGTACGCAGCCTCCTGCCGCAGTCCAGCACCTCGGTTTCCTGGGCGGCGAGTGTCTCGCGCCGCACCCTCTCGTCCTCCTCCGACCGTACGCGCAGGTCGTGCACCTCGGTCATGTCCCCTCGGGTGCGGGGAAGTTGGCGTCCCACGGCGTCCAGGCGACGTTTGGCCTCCGACTCGCGGGCCAGAATCTCCTGCTCCGAGACACCGAGGGCTTCTTCCAGGCCCCGGACGGTACGGCGGGCAGTCTCCAGCCGGCCGAGAGGCTCGGCGTAGTCCGACTCGGCCTCCCGACGGGCTGCTTCGGCCCGCTCGTAGTCGATGCGGCCGCCGCGGTGGCCGTCCGCGGCGGACAGGACCACCCGCACCCGCCGACGCAGTTGTTGGGTGCCCTGCACAAGACGGTCGAGGGCCAGCCGGACCCGTTCCAGTGCGGCCGGGTCCGCTGGGAGATCCTGGGCACTCGCCGTCGCCTCGGTCTCGCGCCGAGCGGCGACAGCGCGGGCTCGTGCCTGCTCCGCCTCGCGGGCGGCCTTGGACACCTGCGAGGCGAATGATTCGGCGGCGCGCGCGGCCTCGACCGTGCGGGCCCACGCATCCGTCAGCGCACGTGCAGGGGGCGGTCGGCGCAGAGTGTCGGCGACCTGGTCGCGCTGCTCGGTGAGGATACGCAGGCTGTGCCCGCGTTCCGTCAACACCCCTAGTACTGAGGTCAGTTGACGGTCGAGTTCCGCCAGCTCCCGGCGTCGCGTCTCCGCGCGCACCTCCGCACCCACGTACTCGGCGGCCTGTTTGGCGTGGCGGCCGTGGGCGATGCCGAGCCTCCAGGAGCCGTCGGTACCGATCGCGGTGTGCGGGCCCGCCTCTGCCGCCTCGACCGTGTCGGCATCGCTGCTGAAGACCCGGCGCTCGGTCAGAGCCACCGTCCTCAGCAGGCGCTCGACCTGCGCCGCCGTCACTCCGCTGTCCGGCGCGGAGACCGGCCGCAGCACCTGGGCGAGCGTCGCCCCGGCCACAGGTGCTCCTGGAACCAGGATGGTGTCCTGCGTGACCGGGTCGAGCACCGTGCCGTCGGCCCGCACCCAAGCATCGAGCAGGCCGCTCGCCTCCAGCGCGGCTTCCAGCCCCGCCCGCGCGTCCGGCTCCAGGTCATGGGCGAAGTCCACCAGCCGGTACAGCGGCGCTCCGGTGCCGGATGTGCGGGGAGCCGTGCGGTGGGGCGGGGGCGGAGGTTCGGGGTCGGTGCGGCTTTCCCGGTCCTCGCGCCGACGCTGAAGCCGGCTCTGCTCGAGCTCCAGTTCGCGGACGGTCAGCGAAAGGTCGTCGCGCTCCGCGCCCAGTTCGGCCAGCCACGGGTCGACGGCCGACCGGGCCGCCTCAACCACCTCGTCGGGAACCTGCGCGGGCAGCGGGCCATCGGCCGGGTCATGCTCAACCAGGGCCAGCACGGCGTCCAGGGGCAGCCCGGTGGCACTCCGCAGCTGCTCGCTCCAGGCTCTGGCCGCGTCGGCGTACGCCTCTCCCTCGCGCACGGATTCCTGTCGGCGCTCCTCGGCGCGCGTGCGCGCGCGGTCCGCCTGTTCCTCCAGGCGCTCACGGGCGGCGTCGGTCTCTTGCGCCTCCCTCTGTGCCTCGTTCGACCGCTCGATGAGAACTCCCAGTTCGGTGACGAAGCGGGAGCGGTTCCTGATCACCGGCTGCGCGGCGTCGAGCCGGGCGTCCCAGGCGAGCAGCGCTGTCACGCAGGTCTCAATGTCGACCGCCAGCACCTCACTGTGCCGTACCAGGTGGAAGTCGCCTTCGGGCGCGGTCAGTTCAGCCGTGGCTGGAGGCGCGGCCGGCGCGGCGGGTGTCGCCACGGGCTCACCCAGATGCACCGGGTCGATCCCGGAACGTTCGGCTTCCCGCACCAACTCGCCGTGCCCGGTGCGCAGTTCGATCAGCTCTTCTCCGAGCCGCCCGGCCTCGGCGGTCAGCCGCCGCCCGGCCTCCTCCTCGTTGCTGTGCGCCTGGCGGACGGCCTTGAAGGCGGCGGCGGCCGCGCTGTGCAGGGCGTTGACGGTGGCGCGTTTCTCGCCGAGCTCCTTCAGGCTGCGATACCCGGCGCTGGCGTGCAGCGCGGCCAGATCCGTCTCGGCGGCATTCGCCTCGCCCTCAAGCACCTCGACGCGGGCCTCGAGTTCCTGCTCGCGCTCGCGAAGCCCCTCCGCCCTTCGGGCAGCGTCCCCTGCGGACTTGCGGTGTTCCATCAGCTGCTCGAGCTCACCGCTCGCCTGGTCCGTGCGGCGGCGCAGCGCCCCGTGCAGATAGCCGCGGTAGCCGGTGAGGAAGGTGCGCAGTGCTTGGTCGGTGCGTTCGAGGCGGCCGAGGTAGGCCCTTACGGAGTCCAGGTCGTCCAGGCTTCGGGCCACCTTCTCGACGACCTCGTCGTCGAGGGCGGGCAGGGTCTCGGCGAGGACCGAGACCAGTCCGCCGGAGTCGATGCGGTCGCCGATGGTGGGACGCCGCAGACGGTGCAGGAGGTGGAGCAGGTTGCGGTAGCGCGCCGGGTCGGTGAGCCCGAACAACTCGAGGGCCACCGTGGCCCGGTGTTCGACCGCGCGGTCGGTGACGTGCTCCGAGCCGACGAGCGCCTTGAGTTGGTCGACGGGGAGCGGCCGGCCGTTCGGAGCGAGGTCCAGCCCCTCGCCCACCCGCAGCGGAGTGGTGAAGAAGAACGGCTTCGCCGTCTTCGTCGACTGTGACGCGCGGATGGCCGCGCCGATGGTGAGATGGCGGTCGTTCCCCTCCTCGTCCGTCCGCGCGAACTCCAGCCACAGGTAGCCCAGCCTGTTGGTCTGTTCAAAGCCGTCGAGCATCAGCCAAGCCAGGGTGGTGCGCCCGGTTCCCGTAGCGTCCAGTGCGCGGGCGTCGCCGTCGAGGAGATAGGGCAGCAGCATTTCCAGGGCCTTGGACTTGCCGGCGCCGTTCTTGCCGCGCAGCAGCAGGCGCCCGTCGCCGAATGCGAACTCCTGCTCGTCGTACTGCCAGACGTTCCGGATGCCCGCACGGTGCAGTCGGTAGCGGTACGGGTTCGGTGGGCGGTTCATCAGGGCGACTCCTTGGCGACGTCGTCCGCTGGGGACTGGTCGGTTCGTGGCTTGACCTCCACCGTGGTGGCGTACCGGGCGGCAGCGGCGAGCAATATCCAGCCGCCGTCCGCAAGGCCCGGTACACCGTCCGCATGGCTCTGGCCGCGTGCCTGCGACACATCGGTGACGGAGCGGCCGTCGGTCACCGTCTCCCCGTATCCCTCGGGCAGGCCGTGGCCGTCCGCGCGCACGGGCCCGGCGCGAGCCATCAGACGCATCCGGACAAGAAGGTCGAGTACGGCCGCGAGGAATCCGTCCCGGTCGTCCAGGTGACCGCGCTGCCAGTTGCTGCGCCTGCCGTACTCCTCGATCAGTTCGCCGAGCAGGCCGGGCAGCAGCCCGGTTGGGACGGGCACGCCGATGACGAGCCGTCCGCCGACCGCCGGATGGCCCGCGTCTTCTGGACGCAGCCGGTCGACCAGCCGCTCCACCAGGAGCAGCGCGGCCTGAGCGACCGTCCCGGTGCCCGGCAGGTGCAGGTCGGTGAGTTCGTCGTCCGGGTCGACCAGGGCGATACCCTCGGCGCGGATCTCCGCCTCCAGGCCGAGCAGTTCGGAGAACGCCTGCGCCTCGCGCCGCTGCCGGGTGCGCAGCCATTCGCGCTCGGCGTCCGTGAGGTCGTCGAGGTGAACGACGGGCGTCTCGACGAGACGCCTGCGCACGTACGTACGGGGCCCGCCGAAACCGGGGTCGGCGGCCCGGCGTACGAGGTCCGCGCCGTCGCGGCTCTGGGCCAGCGGTCCGGCGACGACGACTCGCGCGATCTCACGCTCCACGGTCAGCAGCGCCTCGCCCGCCCGTTCCTCGGCGACGGCCCCGACATGGCCTTCGGTCTCCACCAGAACGCCCCAGTCGACGAGTTGCCGCAGCGCGGCCGCGAGGGTTCGCCGCTCGGCCTGCCGTCCGGTGTCGGCGATGTCGATGCCGGCGTCGACGGCGGCGGCCCGCAGATCGGCGACGAGCTGGGAGAGCAGGAGCTGTTCCGGGGCGGTGACGAGGACCGACAGCGCGAGGGCCAGGTAGGCGTACGTCCGTGGACTGAACGGCGTTCCGGTGGACGGTCGTTCCAGGCGGTGGCCCGAGCCCTGGCCGAGGCCCGCCTTGAACAGCCGGGCGTACGAGGCCTCCACCAGCAGGCGGTATCCGAAGACCTGCTGGAAGCGCGGTGCCAGCCAGTCGGCGTGGCGCCGGACCAGCGGGAAGGCATCGCTCTGCGGTCCGGTGCTGGTGACCAGAGGGTGGGCCAGCAGGAGCCGGGCGGCGGTACGGCGCTCGGCCGCGAGGGCGACATCGTGTGCGGAGGGAAGGGGCATCAGGCGCTCACCTCCCCCGCCGTCGGCGCGGACATGCTCTCGACTGACACAGTGAGATCGTCCGCTGTCAGGTCGCCGTCCACTGACCGCAGCACCGTGGACCTACCGGGTGTGCGCCAGGCGGTCAGCCGGATGCCGAGGTCGGCGTCATCCGCCTGCGCGCCGTCGAGCAGGAAGTCGCGGGCGTCCTGGTGGAATTGAGCGTTGCCGAGAGCGGTCGTGAGGAGCTCCAGCAGCAGTTGCATGGCCGGGGCGCCGAGACGCACCTGCTCGAACCTCCCCGAGGCACTGCGCAGTTCGTCGGCCGCCGCCTGCCGGGCCTCGGCCTGTTGCCGCGCCTGCTCCGTGAGGCGGCGCTTCTGCTCCGAGTGGTCCTCGGCCGCCGCGGCACGTCCGCGCGGAGCCCTGCTGCCGCGCTCGCGCAGCGCCACCGGCACGTCCACCACGGGTCCGGTCCACCAGCTCACATACGCCGGCACGGTCCGGTCGGGGTCCGGTGCCACCCCCAGGTGGCGCGCGCCGTAGAGCCCGAAGGCGGCGACCGCCAGATCGTGGGCCTCTTCCGGCTCAGCGGCGTCGAACCAGGCCGCGAGCCGCAACAGGTCCTTGCGACGGGACATTTCTCCCGAGGCCGAACGCAGCATCCGCTTGGCATTGGCGAGAAGCGACTGCAGGGCGCGCAGGGTGGCGTCCCGGAGCTGCTCCACCTGGCTGATACGCCCTCCCGAAGCGGTGAACCACGCGCGCAGCCCCTCCCAGTCCGCCAGGTCCCGTCCACGGCTACGCTGCACCCGCGTCTCCGGTAGCCCGTCGGCGAGTGCCCCGATGCCTGCCGAATGCTCGTCGATACGGGCGAGCAGCGCGGGCAGGTGCGGCCACACGGCGTCCAGGTGGGCCGCGATGCGTGGAGCCCGGAAGGAGACGTCCTCAGTGATGGCTTCCACGTAGTCGAGCAGTAGTTCCTTGAACCCCTGGTACTCGGCCGAGTCGAGGTCGTAGCGCGCCAGCACCTGGCCCAGATAGGCGTAGAAGTCGCGGACGGAATCGGCGAATTCGGCGAACTGCACGAAGAGCGTGCTGATCCGCTCCAGCGCCTGCTGCGGATCAGCGCCGCCCGGCGCTGCGGCCACGGCGGCGATCTCCCGCAGGCCGCGGTCGACCAGGGCCAGCAGCTCGGTGCTCACCTCGCGTGCCGCGTCGGCCCCGGCCAGTACCTCGTCCGCGTCCCGCTGAACGCGTTCTCCCAGCTTCGACAGCTGGTAGCGGGACCGTGAGCGCTGGTATTCGGCGATGCTCGTCGCCTTGACGGTGTGCGTGCTGCGCAGCAGATTGCCCCAGCGCACCAGCTCTTCGAGCCTGCGTGTGAGCGTTTCCGCGTCCAGCCCCGCCCCAGGGCCTCCCCTCTCGGCCACCTTAGCGAGGAGGTCGGGTACGGACAGGTCGGCGAGCAGTGTGCCGCAGAACACCCGCATCACCGCGATGTAGTCCAGGCGTTCGGGCGCACTGAGGTAGGAGTACGCACTCAGCCGCTGCCACGCCTCGGCGCCGGCTTCCTCCCCTTGCGGTGGCTTCCCTTCGTTCTCCTCCATGCCACCGAGCGTACGGACCACCACTGACACTCCGGAGGAAATCCCACCGTCTGACAGATCGGGACGGCGTCGCCACCGGCGTCCAGGTAACCCACCGGGCGGGCGCGAATTCCGGACCGACCCGCGTGCTGATCGACGGACGAACGCTGGGCACGCTCGCTCCCTCACCAGGTCCCGACGGAGCGGAACCTGCCAGGTGTTCCCGCTCGACGCGGCCTGTCCACCCGGGCCCATCGAAGTCCGGTTCGAAGCGGTAAGCCCTGCACCACCGTCCGGCTGCACGCAGTGCGCCTCGCACGACGAGGGCGTGTCCGACCCGTTCTGCCGGTGTTGGTCACGTCGTTGCCGATCACAGCAGACGCAAGTCGTTGCAGGACTTCGAGAGCTTGACTGCGACGCGCTTGAGAACGCCCGGCATCTGGCCCCGCAGGCAGTCGTGACCGTGTACCAACGCCCGCGCACCACGGCACTTCATGCTGTTCCGCGCAAAAAACATCGGATGTTATTCGGTCCACGCCGGAGGCGTAAAGAGCGTCGAACAGGCAGTGGAACAGCAACTACAGGCCGAAATGGAGCAGAGCCCGCCCCCAGTTCCCTGATCCCAAAATACTGACATCCATGGGATGTTCCGGCGGGAATCTGCGTGATATCTGTACGAGGGCGCTTGAGGGGCCGAGCTACTGACACGCGATCAGCCCCGTTGAACCAGCACTCACTCGTAGTAGGAGGACGTCTGTATGAGAAGGCCTTCGATTCTGTCCCTTCTGTCTCTCGTCACGCTTGTCGCTGCAGCGCTCGGGATGACGGCGACAGGTGCGACCCCCGCCTCCGCCGCCTCCAACACGCCTTTGCGGGTCATGCCGTTGGGCGACTCCATAACCTGGGGCGTGGGGAGCAGTACAGGCAACGGCTACCGGAGTCCGTTGTGGGACAAGCTCGCGGCGGACGGTCATCCGCTGGACTTCGTCGGCACGTTGCGGGGCGGTTCGATGTCCGACTCCGACAACGAAGGTCACTCCGGCTACCGCATCGACCAGATCGCCGCCCTCGCCGACGCCTCGCTGACCCGCTATCGGCCCAACGTCGTGACGCTGGAGATCGGCACCAACGATCTCAACGGGGGCTACCAGCCCGCCACCGCCACCGACCGGCTGAGGTCGCTGGTCAACCAGATCACCGCCGCCGCCCCCGACGCGACCGTTCTCGTGGCCTCCCTGGTCGTGTCCACCAGCGGCTCGGAGGAGCAGTACCGGGCCGCGTACAACCAGGCCATCCCCCGGATCGTGAGTGACGCACAGGCCGTCGGCAAGAAGGTCGCTTACGTGGACATGAGCAGCCTGACGACGGCCGACCTGGCCGATGCCCTACATCCCAACGACGCGGGCTACCAGAAGATGGCCGACGCCTTCCACCGCGGCGTTCGGGCCGCGGACAGCGCCGGGTGGCTGAGGACTCCCGCTCCCGCCGCCGCACGGGTGGAGTCCGGCATCGCCGGCAAGTGCCTTGACGTCAACGGCGCCGGCACGGCCGACGGAACCGCTGTCCAGAGCTGGAGTTGCGGCGGCAGCGCCAACCAGCTCTGGTCCGCCTACACCGACGGGACCATGCGTTCCATGGGGAAGTGCCTCGACGCCGCCGGCGCGGGCACCGTCAACGGCACCAAGGTGCAGCTCTGGGCCTGCCACGGTGGCGCCAACCAGGTCTGGCAGCCCTACAACGGCGGCTACCGCAACCCCGTTTCCGGCCGCTGCCTCGACGTTCCGGGCTTCTCCACCGCCGACGGAACGCAACTCCAACTGTGGGACTGCCACGGCGGCTCCAACCAGAAATGGACCACTCTGACCGCCGGATGACCCCCGCTCCCGGGACCGGGGCCTTTCCGGTCCCAGGTCCCGGGAGGACATCGGTGGCGGGTGCCGCCGGGCGCGGCGCCCGTTGCGGCACGCGCGTGTTTGCCCCGAACGCCCTTCGGGGTGCGTCGCTGCAACGTGGCGCGCCCCGTAGCAACAAGGGCAGAACCGCTCAATCGGCGAGCCGGCCAGAGGCCTCTCCCCGGCTTGGCCTCTCCGGCGAACGGCGTCCGGGCGCCTTGTCTACTGTCCAACGCCCGCAGCGGCAAGGTGCTGGAGTGCCCGGGCGGCTCCACTGGCAGTCCCTCCCGGTGTCGGGGCTGTCCGCTCGGACGGCACCGCGCCGGAGCGGGCGGAGTGACTCGTCGGCCTCCGGATGAACGGCCTCCGCCCCGGTCGACGTGACGCCACGCCATCGCCGGACGGGTCCTACCGGATGTTGCTCTCGTCGCTGGACATGTCCTGGGTGCCGATGACGGAGAGCAGTTCCAGTTGGGCTGCGCCTTGCGTGCCGGGTGGGGCGCTGAACCACAGGAGGCGTTGACGTCCGTCCTCGCTGAACAGGGTGTGGCAGTCGAGTTCTACGACTCCCAGGGTGGGGTGGACGATGCGTTTGTGGTCGGTCCGCCGCAGGGCGACGTCGCGTGTGTCCCACAGGGCGGCGAACTCCTCTCTGCGGCGCCGTAGTTCGGCCACCACCCCGGCGACCTCCGTAACCCGGCCGCGCCGGGCGGCGACGGCCTGGAGGTCGGCGACGGAGGCCCGGGAGTGCTGCGGGTGGTCCTCGGCGGGATAGATCGTGCGGGAGGCGGGGTCGGTGAACCACCGGTGCACGAAGCTCGCCTCCGCACCGCGCCGCGCGGGAGCACGGCAGACGAGTGCGGCGGCGAGTTCGTTCTGTACGAGGGTCTCGTGCGGGTCGGTGATGATCTGCGCGGGCGTCGTGGTGAGCCGGTCGAGCAGGCCGAGGAGCGCCGGCTGGGCGTGGACGTCCGGACCTCGGGCCCTGGAGGGGACGGGCCGGTCGGCGAGGTGGAACAGGTGGTCGCGTTCGTCGCCGCCGAGCCGCAGCGCCCGTGCCAGCGCGGCCAGCACCTGCGCCGAGGGCTGGACGTCGCCCCCGCGTTCGATCGGTGTACCTCGCCGAGCTCCAGCAGACGCCGGAGAACGGAGAACTGAGAACTGACCGGGGCGCCGGGCAGCGTCGCATGGCGCCGGTGCGGGCGGAGTTTGTTGACTTTCTTCGGCGTTCGTCGGCGTTCGTCCGCGTTCTTCGGAGTTACCGCATCTGCGCGTCCTCGGTGGGCCGGGCCGCTGCCACCGTCAGGAGAGCGAACGCCAACGCGAAGCCGAGCATGGTGAACACTCCCTTGGGCCAGAAGATGTGGCTGTCGACGAACGACCAGCAGGCCGCGAACAGCACGGCGGCGCCCGGCAGTACGCGCACGCCGTGCCGCCGCCAGAGCACCGCACAGGTGGTGAACGAGGCGACGGCGAGCCCGTACACACCGGCCCGGCCCAGTTCGTCCCCGACGACGAACAAGGGGCCGGCCGCGCCGTGGACGCCGTGGTCCACCACGGTGCCGGCGGAGATGCCGGCCACCGCGTCAAGACCGGAGTAGTACGCGGCGAACCAGAGGCAGCCGGCCCAGGAGAGAACCGTCAGGGCCCCCTCCGCGTCTCGGCGCGGCCTGCCCCACAGGGGAACGACCAACCCGAGGACGAGGAGCGGGAAGACGGGCAGCAAGGCGATGTGCAGCCCGGCCCAGTGGCCGGCCGTAGCCGCCGTCAGATGCCGGGGATGTATCAGGCCGGCGGCGGCCAGCAGGAGCGGAGCGGCGGTGACGAGAACGGTCACGCGCACGGTACGGAGGGATCGCATCCGGTCACGCTAGGCGGCCGTCCGCTGCTCGAACGGCCCCGCTCGGCACACGTAAGACCTCCGTAAGCTCATGCGACGGGCCTACGACGGCTGTCCCTGACTTTCCGCACGGTCAGCCACACCGCCGTCAACGACACCACGACCACCAGCGCGACCAGCCAGTTGCGCGGATAGTCCAGCGGCAGCACCGACGGGTTGGCCCTTCTGCCCGGCCGGAGCAGCACCGGCAGCGCCACCGCCGTCAGCGCACCCGCGACCAGCAGCGCCCCGCGGACGGGCCCGCGTACACCGCCCCGTACCAGCGCCAGCCCGATCAGCAGCACCACCGGGGCGATCACCATGTCGTGCAGCACGATGGCCCCGCCCAGCCACGCCAGCACACCGGGCAGGTCGCGGACGTCCGTCAGCAGGGACACGCCGACTCCCATGAGCGCCAGCCCCGCCGCCCCCGCCACCACTCGCAGCGTCTTCATGCCAGCACCTCCAGTCGGCCGACCCACTTGGTCTGCAGCACACCCGGCCGGTTCGGGGCGATGAGCCGCGCCGGGTAACCGTGGTCGGGGTCGAGTTCCTGACCGTTGAGACACAGGGCGAGCAGAGTG is a window of Streptomyces sp. B21-083 DNA encoding:
- a CDS encoding ricin-type beta-trefoil lectin domain protein, which produces MRRPSILSLLSLVTLVAAALGMTATGATPASAASNTPLRVMPLGDSITWGVGSSTGNGYRSPLWDKLAADGHPLDFVGTLRGGSMSDSDNEGHSGYRIDQIAALADASLTRYRPNVVTLEIGTNDLNGGYQPATATDRLRSLVNQITAAAPDATVLVASLVVSTSGSEEQYRAAYNQAIPRIVSDAQAVGKKVAYVDMSSLTTADLADALHPNDAGYQKMADAFHRGVRAADSAGWLRTPAPAAARVESGIAGKCLDVNGAGTADGTAVQSWSCGGSANQLWSAYTDGTMRSMGKCLDAAGAGTVNGTKVQLWACHGGANQVWQPYNGGYRNPVSGRCLDVPGFSTADGTQLQLWDCHGGSNQKWTTLTAG